The following proteins are co-located in the Flectobacillus major DSM 103 genome:
- a CDS encoding glycerate kinase — protein MNILIATDSFKDALPAFEVCDSLASGIESTFPEAHCRVFPLADGGEGTLAILADVLGGEWVTVRCHDPLMRAIEASYLWVASQQLAIVEMARASGLELLKVDERDCLQTTTFGTGELIADALGKGAKKIVLTAGGSATNDVGLGMALALGYTFYGKNGQSIIPKGQNLVEITSVGTASVHPNLQSVDFWVATDVKNPLYGINGAAYVYAPQKGADPSAVALLDQGLASVAKLMANTFYKDVQDIEGSGAGGGIGAGAICFLNAQICSAATWIFDTLQLDEAIQQTDLIITGEGRIDSQSWQGKVLSVVWQKAQYWQKPMILVAGTLQDLDTIIQLPSVIYATSILDKPVLLSEALASTAALLYNKGQSLGKWLRYFHK, from the coding sequence ATGAATATACTAATTGCTACCGACTCGTTTAAAGACGCTCTTCCTGCGTTTGAGGTATGTGATTCGCTTGCTTCAGGCATTGAGTCTACCTTTCCAGAAGCTCATTGTCGTGTGTTCCCTTTGGCCGATGGTGGCGAAGGTACACTAGCAATTTTGGCCGATGTATTGGGGGGCGAATGGGTAACGGTTCGGTGTCATGACCCACTTATGCGAGCTATTGAGGCATCGTACTTGTGGGTAGCATCTCAGCAATTGGCTATTGTAGAAATGGCACGAGCTTCTGGGTTAGAACTCCTAAAAGTAGACGAAAGAGACTGTTTACAAACAACAACCTTTGGTACAGGCGAATTAATTGCTGATGCTTTGGGCAAAGGAGCTAAAAAAATCGTACTAACTGCTGGCGGCAGTGCTACCAATGATGTAGGCCTTGGAATGGCCTTGGCTTTGGGATATACTTTTTATGGTAAAAATGGGCAAAGTATAATTCCTAAAGGACAAAATTTGGTCGAAATAACATCTGTAGGCACTGCATCGGTGCATCCGAATTTGCAGTCTGTTGATTTTTGGGTGGCAACCGATGTAAAAAACCCTTTGTATGGTATTAATGGAGCCGCATACGTATATGCTCCACAAAAAGGGGCAGACCCAAGTGCTGTAGCATTGCTCGACCAAGGTTTGGCTTCGGTGGCCAAGCTAATGGCCAATACTTTTTATAAGGATGTTCAGGATATAGAAGGTAGTGGGGCTGGAGGAGGAATAGGAGCAGGGGCTATTTGCTTTTTGAATGCTCAGATTTGTTCGGCAGCTACTTGGATTTTTGACACCCTACAGCTCGACGAAGCGATTCAGCAAACAGATTTGATTATTACGGGTGAAGGACGTATCGACTCGCAATCTTGGCAAGGGAAAGTTCTTTCGGTGGTGTGGCAAAAAGCTCAATATTGGCAAAAGCCTATGATTTTGGTAGCTGGAACACTCCAAGATTTGGATACTATTATACAGTTGCCATCGGTAATTTATGCTACTTCTATTTTAGATAAACCTGTATTATTGTCCGAGGCACTAGCTTCTACAGCCGCTTTGTTGTATAATAAAGGCCAAAGTTTAGGAAAATGGTTGAGGTACTTTCACAAATGA
- a CDS encoding LysE family translocator, whose protein sequence is MISAIVFGFLYGFILCFTFGPAFFRLVQTSIDNGYKSGVLIALGVTVADAILMFFAVFGTALLPQIEHFDEYLSIGGSTLLIALGCISLFKQQTQLVYPQTKFGTFLYYFTSGLLLNLLNPSNYIAVFGTSTYLKGAQQFSLNEIVVFFSFSLVATMLAESLISFYANKMKKVLTEKVIRRINQLAGMVFIISALLILYKQFA, encoded by the coding sequence ATGATTTCTGCGATAGTATTTGGTTTTTTATATGGCTTTATCTTATGTTTTACATTTGGGCCAGCATTTTTTAGATTAGTACAAACAAGTATTGATAATGGCTACAAAAGTGGTGTTTTGATAGCCTTGGGTGTAACTGTAGCAGATGCTATTTTGATGTTTTTTGCTGTTTTTGGAACAGCTCTATTACCTCAAATTGAGCATTTTGACGAATATTTGTCTATCGGTGGATCTACACTTTTGATAGCTTTGGGCTGTATTAGCCTCTTCAAGCAACAAACACAGTTGGTGTATCCCCAAACCAAGTTTGGTACTTTTTTATATTACTTCACTTCGGGATTATTGTTAAATTTATTAAACCCATCCAATTATATTGCTGTTTTTGGTACATCTACCTACCTAAAAGGAGCTCAGCAGTTTAGTCTTAACGAAATCGTTGTTTTTTTCTCGTTTAGCCTAGTTGCCACAATGCTAGCCGAATCATTGATTTCTTTTTATGCCAATAAAATGAAAAAAGTATTAACCGAAAAAGTAATTCGGCGTATTAATCAGTTAGCAGGAATGGTATTTATTATTTCGGCATTACTGATTTTGTATAAGCAGTTTGCGTAA
- a CDS encoding NUDIX domain-containing protein, which produces MTTHKNPWQKIASTQVYDNPWVTVRHEEVIKPNGDPGIYGVAHFKNKAIAIVPLDEHNNTWLVGQYRYPLEEYSWEIPMGGGPMNEDSLDSAKRELKEETGIEARSWTELGRIHTSNSVTDEVGYMYMAEQLSFGESEPDDTEILVIKKVSLSQAVEMVMNAEITDSLSIAALLKVARLKGI; this is translated from the coding sequence ATGACAACACACAAAAATCCTTGGCAGAAAATAGCCTCAACCCAAGTTTATGATAATCCGTGGGTAACTGTTAGGCACGAAGAAGTAATAAAACCCAATGGCGACCCCGGTATTTATGGCGTTGCACACTTCAAAAATAAGGCAATAGCCATAGTACCCCTCGACGAGCATAATAATACTTGGCTAGTAGGCCAATATCGTTATCCTTTGGAAGAATATTCGTGGGAAATTCCTATGGGAGGTGGCCCTATGAACGAAGATAGCTTAGATTCGGCCAAAAGAGAACTCAAGGAAGAAACAGGTATTGAAGCCCGTAGCTGGACAGAGCTAGGACGGATTCATACCTCCAATTCGGTAACTGACGAAGTTGGCTATATGTATATGGCCGAGCAACTTAGTTTTGGCGAATCAGAGCCAGACGATACCGAAATATTAGTAATCAAAAAAGTAAGCCTATCGCAAGCGGTAGAAATGGTAATGAATGCTGAAATTACAGATTCATTAAGTATTGCGGCGTTACTCAAAGTAGCCCGATTGAAAGGTATTTAA
- a CDS encoding cation diffusion facilitator family transporter: protein MNTKYKIILSSFVISTFLMIIKFMAYYMTYSSAILTDALESIINVVASGFAFYAIYLASQPKDMNHPYGHGKIEFFSAGLEGVLIVLASIFIIFHSVQNFFNPQPLSDLKLGLGIIILGAVVNWFLGHYIEKEGIKFQSPTLIADGKHLKLDAQSGIILIIAVAIVVVSKSAWIDGVASVSFAIFMGWSGVKIIRKSIGGLMDETDQETLGKVVEILKNHKKEEWIDIHNLRIQHYGADLHIDCHITLPKYYNLEKVHANVHEFEEILGKEFEGNVEIFIHADPCLPECCHYCKVHDCPMRSFPTLKTIEWNHVNLSLNQKHFIESI from the coding sequence ATGAATACCAAATATAAAATCATATTATCATCGTTTGTTATTAGTACGTTTTTGATGATTATCAAATTTATGGCCTACTATATGACCTATTCTAGTGCCATTTTAACCGATGCCCTCGAATCTATCATCAATGTTGTAGCTAGTGGATTTGCGTTTTATGCCATTTATCTGGCGTCTCAGCCCAAAGATATGAATCACCCTTATGGTCATGGCAAAATAGAGTTTTTTTCGGCGGGTCTTGAAGGTGTCCTTATTGTTTTAGCTAGTATCTTTATCATATTTCATTCAGTTCAAAACTTCTTCAATCCTCAACCTCTTAGCGACTTAAAACTTGGTTTGGGTATTATTATTTTGGGTGCTGTGGTCAATTGGTTTTTGGGGCATTATATTGAAAAAGAAGGTATTAAGTTTCAATCGCCAACGCTTATTGCCGATGGCAAACACCTCAAACTTGATGCTCAAAGTGGTATTATTCTTATTATTGCCGTAGCTATAGTGGTTGTTAGCAAATCGGCATGGATAGATGGTGTTGCCTCGGTTAGTTTTGCTATATTTATGGGCTGGAGTGGTGTCAAGATTATTCGTAAGTCTATTGGTGGACTCATGGACGAAACCGACCAAGAAACGCTCGGAAAAGTAGTGGAGATTTTGAAAAATCATAAAAAAGAAGAATGGATAGACATTCATAACCTCCGTATTCAGCATTATGGTGCCGATTTGCATATCGATTGCCATATTACACTGCCCAAATATTACAATCTCGAAAAAGTACATGCCAATGTACATGAGTTTGAGGAAATTCTTGGAAAAGAATTTGAAGGAAATGTAGAGATTTTCATTCATGCCGACCCGTGTTTGCCTGAATGTTGCCATTATTGTAAGGTACACGACTGCCCTATGCGTTCGTTCCCAACCCTCAAAACTATTGAATGGAATCATGTTAATCTATCACTCAATCAAAAGCATTTTATTGAAAGCATCTAA
- a CDS encoding alpha/beta fold hydrolase — protein sequence MQNFKMSPKEVELYYLVHPPKPLFQYFTSQHKTIHYACSANNSHRILLLIHGAPGAWFGYKEYISDPVLLKYFKIIVPDRLGYHKSDPQTSSIDQQAKALKSLLAQFPTAEITVLGRSYGAPIAARLAMNYPNLIKHLILVAPACAPALEKFWWFSKPVNTGLVRFFLPRFINTASDEKFRHQQELKEIEPDWGKITCSVTILQGGKDWIIDTKNGKYVDSALTNAPKKFIYLPENSHLLTYERKELMEELILETLQR from the coding sequence ATGCAAAATTTTAAGATGAGCCCCAAAGAGGTAGAGCTATATTATCTAGTTCACCCACCCAAGCCTTTGTTTCAATATTTTACTAGTCAACACAAAACTATCCATTATGCTTGCTCGGCCAATAATTCACATAGGATTCTCTTACTGATTCATGGGGCACCTGGGGCATGGTTTGGTTATAAAGAATACATTTCTGACCCTGTTTTGTTAAAGTATTTTAAAATTATTGTTCCCGATAGGCTGGGGTATCATAAGTCTGACCCCCAAACCAGTAGTATTGACCAGCAAGCCAAGGCACTAAAAAGCTTACTGGCACAGTTTCCTACTGCCGAAATCACGGTATTGGGGCGTTCTTACGGAGCACCTATAGCAGCAAGATTGGCAATGAATTACCCCAACTTGATAAAGCACCTGATTTTGGTAGCTCCTGCTTGTGCTCCAGCTTTAGAAAAATTCTGGTGGTTTTCTAAGCCTGTTAATACGGGTTTGGTACGCTTTTTTTTACCTAGGTTTATTAATACTGCTAGCGACGAAAAGTTTCGCCATCAGCAAGAACTCAAAGAGATAGAACCAGATTGGGGCAAAATAACTTGTTCTGTAACAATTCTTCAGGGTGGAAAAGATTGGATTATCGATACAAAAAATGGAAAATATGTAGATTCAGCACTTACAAACGCCCCTAAGAAGTTTATTTATTTACCCGAAAATAGCCATTTATTGACTTATGAAAGAAAAGAATTGATGGAGGAATTGATTTTGGAAACCTTACAAAGATAA
- a CDS encoding SPFH domain-containing protein → MAFLVIIVLLLLITGALSLVIVNQGTVAVVTVFGKYQRVMTPGLNFKIPFVEFIFRRISIQSRSIELEFQAITADQANVNFKAMLVYAVMNQEEETIKNVAFKFMDERSFMQALIRTIEGTIRALVATKKQAEVLGLRSEIVVQVKEHIDNTLETWGYHLIDLQLNDIAFDEAIMRSMAQIVASNNLKAAAENEGQALLITKTKGAEADGNAIRIAAEAEKVAAQLRGQGVALFREEVAKGMAESAKVMKDNQLDASLILFSMWTEAVKHFAEQGQGNVIFLDGSTEGMEKTMKQLMGIQQMKEMK, encoded by the coding sequence ATGGCTTTTTTAGTAATTATTGTTTTGTTGTTGCTTATTACTGGTGCTTTGTCATTGGTGATTGTTAATCAGGGAACAGTGGCAGTTGTAACAGTTTTTGGTAAATATCAAAGAGTTATGACCCCTGGTTTAAATTTTAAAATCCCTTTCGTTGAGTTTATTTTTAGGCGAATTTCTATCCAAAGTAGGTCGATAGAACTAGAGTTTCAGGCCATTACAGCCGACCAAGCTAATGTTAATTTTAAGGCTATGCTGGTATATGCTGTAATGAATCAAGAAGAGGAAACTATCAAGAATGTAGCTTTCAAATTTATGGATGAGCGTTCTTTTATGCAAGCCCTTATTAGAACAATCGAAGGCACGATCAGGGCTTTGGTAGCTACCAAAAAACAGGCTGAAGTATTGGGTCTAAGAAGCGAAATTGTAGTACAGGTAAAAGAACATATCGATAATACCCTCGAAACGTGGGGCTATCATTTGATAGATTTACAATTGAATGATATTGCTTTTGACGAGGCTATTATGCGTTCTATGGCTCAGATTGTAGCGTCCAATAACCTTAAAGCTGCTGCCGAAAACGAAGGACAGGCTTTGCTAATTACCAAAACCAAAGGTGCTGAAGCCGACGGCAATGCGATTAGAATTGCAGCAGAGGCCGAAAAAGTAGCCGCTCAGTTGCGTGGACAAGGGGTTGCGTTGTTCCGTGAGGAGGTAGCAAAAGGTATGGCCGAGTCGGCTAAGGTGATGAAAGACAACCAGTTGGATGCTTCTTTGATTTTGTTTTCGATGTGGACAGAGGCCGTTAAGCACTTTGCTGAACAAGGGCAAGGCAATGTGATTTTTTTGGATGGTTCAACAGAAGGTATGGAAAAAACAATGAAACAGCTTATGGGTATTCAGCAAATGAAAGAAATGAAATAA
- a CDS encoding SDR family NAD(P)-dependent oxidoreductase, whose product MSKNILVVGASSGIGYAIAQNLLEKGYSVISASRNNPNIEGVEHLTWDATNPDANVFANLPVALAGVVYCPGTINLKPINRLTLDDFRQDFQINVVGAVSVIQAVLPRLKKAEGASIVLYSTVAAKIGMGFHASVAASKGALEGLTISLAAELSPAKIRVNCIAPSLTDTPLAQNLLSTPEKKEASNKRHPLGRVGLPADIAEISTFLISDASSWITGQVIGVDGGMGSIKGV is encoded by the coding sequence ATGTCAAAAAATATTTTAGTAGTAGGAGCAAGCTCAGGAATAGGGTATGCGATTGCCCAAAATTTATTAGAAAAAGGCTATTCTGTTATTTCTGCCTCCAGAAATAATCCGAATATAGAAGGTGTCGAACACCTTACTTGGGATGCCACCAATCCAGATGCCAACGTTTTTGCTAATTTGCCTGTGGCATTAGCGGGTGTAGTGTACTGTCCAGGTACGATTAATTTAAAGCCCATCAATCGACTTACTTTGGATGATTTCCGACAAGATTTTCAAATCAATGTTGTCGGAGCTGTGTCGGTAATTCAGGCAGTATTGCCTAGGCTCAAAAAAGCCGAAGGGGCATCTATTGTATTATATAGCACAGTTGCAGCCAAAATTGGTATGGGTTTTCATGCTTCGGTGGCTGCTTCAAAAGGGGCTTTAGAAGGGCTAACGATTTCGTTGGCTGCCGAATTGTCGCCTGCCAAGATTAGAGTAAATTGTATTGCCCCATCGTTGACAGACACCCCTTTAGCACAAAACTTATTGTCGACTCCAGAGAAAAAAGAGGCATCAAACAAACGTCATCCATTAGGGCGTGTTGGTTTGCCAGCAGACATTGCCGAAATTAGTACTTTTTTAATAAGTGATGCTTCTTCATGGATTACTGGCCAAGTAATAGGGGTAGATGGCGGCATGGGAAGTATTAAGGGAGTGTAG
- the folE gene encoding GTP cyclohydrolase I FolE, whose amino-acid sequence MKQNETLLNTLLVDNDKLLLSDEEIGDEHFSTSVETPLKADAFEMSDDEKMAQIEYHFKQIMETLGLDLTDDSLKGTPKRVAKMYVKEIFSGLDPKNKPSVALFDNKYQYNEMLVEKNISFYSNCEHHFVPIFGRAHVAYIAEGKVVGLSKLNRIVQYFAKRPQVQERLTMQIARELQQVLGTENVAVLIDAKHLCVASRGVKDETSSTVTSFYGGKFQDEAVRSEFLKYIS is encoded by the coding sequence ATGAAACAGAACGAAACTTTGTTGAATACCCTATTGGTTGATAACGATAAATTATTGCTTTCAGACGAAGAAATTGGTGATGAACATTTTAGTACGTCTGTGGAAACTCCTTTGAAAGCGGATGCTTTTGAGATGTCGGATGATGAAAAAATGGCTCAGATTGAATATCATTTCAAGCAAATCATGGAAACCCTTGGGCTAGATTTGACCGACGATTCTTTGAAAGGAACGCCTAAAAGAGTGGCTAAAATGTATGTGAAAGAGATTTTTAGTGGTTTAGACCCTAAAAATAAACCTTCGGTGGCTCTTTTTGACAACAAGTATCAGTACAACGAAATGTTGGTCGAAAAAAACATTTCATTCTATTCTAATTGTGAACACCACTTTGTGCCAATTTTTGGTAGAGCTCATGTAGCTTATATTGCCGAAGGTAAAGTAGTTGGGTTGTCAAAACTTAATAGAATTGTACAGTATTTTGCCAAACGCCCTCAGGTACAAGAGCGTTTGACTATGCAGATTGCTCGCGAATTACAACAAGTGCTAGGTACCGAAAATGTAGCAGTGTTGATTGATGCCAAACACCTTTGTGTAGCATCGCGTGGGGTAAAAGATGAAACTTCTTCTACTGTGACAAGTTTTTATGGTGGCAAATTCCAAGATGAAGCTGTACGCAGCGAATTTTTGAAGTATATTTCTTAA
- a CDS encoding 6-pyruvoyl trahydropterin synthase family protein → MSTKRVAVFRKEHFNAAHRLHNPNWSDERNERVYGKCNNPNYHGHNYELIVQVIGELDPDTGYVIDMKILSDLIKTEVLDRFDHRNLNLDTEEFKDLNPSAENIAIVIYDLLRNKLNPNLDIKIRLYETERNFVEYPIG, encoded by the coding sequence ATGAGTACAAAGCGAGTGGCTGTGTTCAGGAAAGAACATTTTAATGCCGCACATCGCCTTCACAATCCGAATTGGTCGGACGAGCGAAACGAGCGTGTGTATGGTAAATGTAACAACCCCAATTATCATGGGCATAACTATGAATTGATTGTACAGGTGATAGGAGAGCTTGACCCCGATACAGGTTATGTAATTGATATGAAAATTTTGAGTGATTTAATCAAAACAGAGGTTCTCGATAGATTTGACCACCGAAACCTAAATTTGGATACGGAGGAATTTAAAGATTTGAACCCTTCTGCCGAAAATATTGCTATTGTAATTTATGATTTGCTTCGAAACAAGCTAAACCCCAACTTGGACATTAAAATTAGATTATATGAAACAGAACGAAACTTTGTTGAATACCCTATTGGTTGA
- a CDS encoding sugar phosphate nucleotidyltransferase: MAKLLIMAGGMSSRMKKTDGIANLDEKLVEQANTLPKGMIGVGKDGRPFMDYLLYNAHRAGYNEVLILKNPKDTVTQPYYDKLVADNKAWGFTFKFATQLIAPDREKPAGTADAIQQALEQTPEWKGQRFTVCNSDNLYSVDVLSLLKDAAIPNAVVSYNADALGVEPERVKAFAIIKTDAEGFLQEILEKPNDEQIAEAKRIAGQIGVNMNVFHFKYDDILKYVQSEPFNPIRNERELPSAVTRMAKENPRTVTTVPVAESVPDLTSKGDISTVQKYLIDEFGDF; the protein is encoded by the coding sequence ATGGCGAAATTATTAATTATGGCGGGCGGGATGTCTTCTCGCATGAAGAAAACAGACGGCATTGCCAACCTTGACGAAAAACTGGTTGAACAGGCAAACACCTTACCTAAAGGAATGATTGGCGTAGGCAAAGATGGTCGGCCATTTATGGATTATTTGCTTTACAATGCTCATCGTGCAGGATACAACGAAGTTTTGATTCTTAAAAACCCTAAAGATACCGTTACTCAACCCTATTATGATAAATTAGTAGCCGATAACAAAGCGTGGGGATTTACCTTCAAATTTGCCACACAACTTATCGCTCCCGACCGTGAAAAGCCCGCTGGCACTGCCGATGCCATTCAACAGGCTTTAGAGCAAACACCCGAATGGAAAGGCCAACGCTTTACGGTTTGTAACTCAGACAACCTTTATTCGGTAGATGTTCTTTCGTTGTTGAAAGATGCCGCAATTCCGAATGCTGTGGTATCTTACAATGCCGATGCTTTGGGTGTTGAGCCTGAACGTGTAAAAGCTTTTGCTATTATCAAAACTGATGCAGAAGGCTTTTTGCAGGAAATTTTAGAAAAACCCAACGACGAACAAATTGCCGAGGCGAAGCGTATTGCAGGACAAATTGGGGTAAATATGAACGTATTCCATTTTAAGTACGATGATATTTTGAAATATGTTCAATCTGAACCCTTCAATCCTATTCGCAACGAACGTGAGCTACCAAGTGCTGTTACTCGTATGGCCAAAGAAAACCCAAGAACCGTAACCACTGTACCTGTAGCCGAATCTGTTCCTGACTTAACATCGAAAGGTGATATTTCTACCGTACAAAAATACCTTATCGACGAATTTGGAGATTTCTAA
- the ispG gene encoding (E)-4-hydroxy-3-methylbut-2-enyl-diphosphate synthase, translated as MSNNSQIVNLIEKGTQYCDSLTAYSRRKTVQVNIGDLWMGSDFPIRVQSMTTVDTMDTIGSVEQTIRMIESGCELVRITAPSVKEAQNLDNIRKELRKRGYNVPLAADIHFTPNAAELAARLVEKVRINPGNYADKKRFESIDYTEASYQAELDRIRDKFLPLIKICKEYGTAMRIGTNHGSLSDRILSRYGDTPLGMVESALEFLRICEDENYFNIVLSMKASNTQVMVEAYRLLCKKLNEEGLKPYPLHLGVTEAGEGEDGRIKSAVGIGTLLEDGLGDTVRVSLTEDPEFEAPVAKSLIDRYTQRAEKSATISAWTSPQGAAFDSPINPFQHSRRSTKEVHVFGGHNVPRVIADYSQIKIEQPEDLKAIGHFYLPATDKWAMNDLGADFIYTKNSPAPFMLPMGLKEIVDYKTWSDLKSPENIFPKLNAEDFLTENKKHKSLNFIEVKASNLNDNLINALKADNTAVVLLQTDNDHAMPEFRRFFFELLSRECKVPVIILRQYNDIPSSDFQLFSATDIGGLLVDGFGDGVLLKLPILSQKSELIERIKGYNATAFGILQAARTRMSKTEYISCPSCGRTLFDLQETTALIRKRTDHLKGVKIGIMGCIVNGPGEMADADYGYVGIGKDKIALYRGQTVVKKSVHADNAVDALIEIIKEDGVWFEPEVSELLEESL; from the coding sequence ATGTCGAATAACTCTCAAATAGTGAACCTCATTGAAAAAGGCACACAATACTGTGACTCCCTTACGGCTTATTCACGACGTAAAACCGTTCAAGTTAATATAGGCGATTTATGGATGGGCTCAGACTTCCCTATTCGTGTACAGTCGATGACCACCGTAGATACCATGGATACAATTGGGTCGGTTGAACAAACTATCAGAATGATTGAGTCGGGCTGCGAATTGGTTCGTATCACTGCTCCATCTGTAAAAGAAGCCCAAAACCTTGACAATATCAGAAAAGAACTCCGCAAACGAGGATATAATGTTCCCTTGGCAGCCGATATTCACTTTACGCCTAATGCAGCCGAATTGGCAGCTCGTTTGGTCGAAAAAGTAAGAATTAATCCAGGTAATTATGCCGATAAAAAAAGATTTGAATCAATTGATTATACCGAGGCATCGTACCAAGCTGAATTAGACCGTATCAGAGATAAGTTTTTGCCCCTTATCAAAATCTGTAAGGAATACGGAACGGCAATGCGTATTGGTACTAATCACGGTTCGTTGAGCGACCGTATTTTGAGCCGCTATGGCGATACCCCACTAGGAATGGTCGAGTCGGCCTTGGAGTTTTTACGCATCTGCGAAGACGAAAATTACTTCAATATTGTACTATCTATGAAGGCTTCCAATACTCAAGTTATGGTAGAAGCCTACCGCTTACTCTGTAAAAAGCTCAACGAAGAAGGACTCAAACCATACCCTCTTCACTTGGGTGTTACCGAAGCTGGTGAAGGCGAAGACGGCCGTATCAAATCGGCAGTAGGAATTGGTACACTATTGGAAGATGGCCTTGGCGATACCGTGCGTGTGTCGCTTACAGAAGACCCCGAGTTTGAAGCTCCAGTAGCCAAAAGTTTGATCGACCGCTATACTCAACGAGCTGAAAAATCGGCTACCATCTCGGCTTGGACTTCCCCCCAAGGTGCGGCTTTTGATTCGCCAATCAACCCCTTCCAACATAGCCGAAGAAGTACTAAAGAGGTACATGTTTTTGGAGGACACAACGTGCCGAGAGTGATTGCTGACTACTCGCAAATCAAGATTGAACAGCCAGAAGATTTAAAGGCTATTGGGCATTTTTACTTACCCGCTACTGACAAGTGGGCAATGAACGATTTAGGTGCAGATTTTATATATACGAAAAATTCACCTGCACCTTTCATGTTGCCTATGGGACTCAAAGAAATTGTTGACTACAAAACTTGGTCAGATTTAAAAAGCCCCGAAAATATTTTTCCGAAGCTCAATGCTGAAGATTTTTTAACAGAAAATAAAAAGCATAAGTCTTTGAATTTCATTGAAGTTAAAGCTAGTAACCTCAACGACAACTTAATAAATGCCCTAAAAGCCGACAACACCGCTGTGGTACTCTTACAAACAGATAACGACCACGCAATGCCCGAATTTAGAAGGTTTTTCTTTGAATTATTGAGTCGAGAATGCAAAGTACCAGTCATTATTTTAAGGCAATACAACGATATTCCGAGTAGTGATTTCCAGCTATTTTCGGCTACCGATATAGGTGGTTTATTGGTCGATGGCTTTGGCGATGGAGTATTACTAAAGTTGCCGATTTTGTCCCAAAAATCAGAACTTATTGAACGTATCAAAGGTTATAACGCTACAGCTTTTGGTATTCTTCAAGCAGCTCGTACACGCATGAGCAAAACCGAGTATATTTCATGCCCTTCGTGTGGAAGAACCCTTTTTGACCTACAAGAAACCACTGCATTAATCCGCAAAAGAACCGACCATTTGAAGGGTGTAAAAATCGGGATTATGGGTTGTATCGTAAATGGCCCTGGCGAAATGGCCGATGCTGATTATGGCTATGTGGGTATTGGAAAGGACAAAATTGCCTTGTATCGAGGACAAACCGTTGTGAAAAAATCGGTTCATGCCGACAATGCCGTAGATGCCCTTATCGAAATAATCAAGGAAGATGGCGTTTGGTTTGAGCCAGAGGTTTCTGAACTATTAGAAGAAAGTTTGTAG
- a CDS encoding DUF6728 family protein gives MSRIKDQFNIGEAFSYFLRVFSKPDPNKPTSFNLKTMHFINKISILMFLVCIIVMIYRAFTR, from the coding sequence ATGAGCCGTATCAAAGACCAATTTAATATCGGAGAAGCCTTTAGTTATTTTCTAAGAGTATTCTCAAAACCAGACCCCAATAAGCCTACGAGCTTCAATCTAAAAACCATGCACTTCATCAACAAAATCTCTATTTTGATGTTCTTGGTTTGTATTATTGTTATGATTTACAGAGCTTTTACACGATAG
- a CDS encoding MmcQ/YjbR family DNA-binding protein, with protein MDIEAFRLYCLAKKGVTEELPFGPDTLVFKVMGKIFALTGLDEETFKVNLKCDPERAISLREEHSFIVAGYHMNKKYWNTVNFERASSVLAQNLIDHSYQLVVDGLTKKLKAELATL; from the coding sequence ATGGATATTGAAGCATTTCGGTTATATTGTCTAGCTAAAAAAGGCGTTACAGAAGAACTACCTTTTGGCCCCGACACCTTGGTTTTTAAGGTAATGGGCAAAATATTTGCTCTGACAGGCTTAGATGAGGAAACATTTAAGGTAAACCTCAAATGTGACCCCGAACGAGCGATTTCGCTCCGAGAAGAACATAGCTTTATTGTGGCTGGCTACCACATGAACAAAAAATACTGGAATACCGTGAATTTTGAACGAGCCTCCTCGGTATTAGCACAAAACCTTATCGACCATTCGTATCAATTGGTAGTGGATGGCCTAACAAAAAAACTAAAAGCTGAGTTAGCAACCCTATAA